From a single Maylandia zebra isolate NMK-2024a linkage group LG3, Mzebra_GT3a, whole genome shotgun sequence genomic region:
- the LOC112431295 gene encoding uncharacterized protein LOC112431295 isoform X1, translating to MYPSFVLPQCLRTLTGHTGGVWCSQMAATTVISGSTDRTLRVWDAESGECVHTLYGHTSTVRCMHLNGNRVVSGSRDTTLRVWDVSTGRCEHVLTGHLAAVRCVQYDGRRVVSGGYDYMVKVWDPETEVCLHTLQGHTNRVYSLQFDGVFVVSGSLDTSIKVWDPETGGCVHTLTGHQSLTSGMELRDNILVSGNADSTVQVWDIRTGQCLHTLQGPNKHQSAVTCLQFCRGLVLSSSDDGTVKLWDLRTGAWLRDVVALQSRGSGGVVWRIRASDTRLVCAAGSRNGTEETKLLVLDFDLDEKKKETD from the exons ATGTATCCCTCTTTTGTTCTCCCTCAGTGTCTGCGGACGTTGACGGGTCACACCGGTGGGGTGTGGTGCAGTCAGATGGCGGCTACCACGGTGATCAGCGGCTCCACAGACCGGACGCTGCGCGTGTGGGACGCTGAAAGCGGCGAGTGCGTGCACACGCTTTACGGACACACGTCCACCGTGCGCTGCATGCATCTCAACGGCAACCG gGTGGTGTCGGGCTCTCGGGACACCACGCTGCGCGTGTGGGACGTGTCGACTGGCCGCTGTGAGCACGTCCTGACTGGCCACTTGGCGGCGGTGCGCTGTGTTCAGTACGACGGGCGCCGCGTGGTGTCGGGCGGCTACGACTACATGGTGAAGGTGTGGGACCCCGAGACAGAGGTGTGCCTGCACACGCTGCAGGGACACACCAACAGAGTGTACTCGCTGCAG TTTGACGGCGTGTTCGTGGTGAGCGGCTCGTTGGACACTTCAATCAAAGTGTGGGACCCAGAGACAG GTGGGTGTGTCCACACGCTGACTGGCCACCAATCGCTGACCAGCGGCATGGAGCTTCGAGACAACATCCTGGTTTCCGGGAATGCCGACTCCACGGTGCAAGTGTGGGACATCCGGACAGGACAGTGTCTCCACACGCTGCAAG GTCCCAACAAGCACCAGTCGGCGGTGACGTGCCTGCAGTTCTGTCGTGGCTTGGTCCTGTCCAGCTCTGACGATGGGACGGTCAAACTGTGGGACCTGCGGACCGGAGCTTGGCTGCGGGACGTGGTGGCGCTGCAGAGCCGAGGATCAG GTGGAGTCGTGTGGCGAATCAGAGCGTCCGACACTCGCCTGGTGTGCGCCGCCGGCAGCAGAAACGGCACTGAGGAGACCAAACTTCTCGTGCTGGACTTTGACCTGGacgaaaagaagaaagagacgGACTGA
- the LOC112431295 gene encoding uncharacterized protein LOC112431295 isoform X2 translates to MAATTVISGSTDRTLRVWDAESGECVHTLYGHTSTVRCMHLNGNRVVSGSRDTTLRVWDVSTGRCEHVLTGHLAAVRCVQYDGRRVVSGGYDYMVKVWDPETEVCLHTLQGHTNRVYSLQFDGVFVVSGSLDTSIKVWDPETGGCVHTLTGHQSLTSGMELRDNILVSGNADSTVQVWDIRTGQCLHTLQGPNKHQSAVTCLQFCRGLVLSSSDDGTVKLWDLRTGAWLRDVVALQSRGSGGVVWRIRASDTRLVCAAGSRNGTEETKLLVLDFDLDEKKKETD, encoded by the exons ATGGCGGCTACCACGGTGATCAGCGGCTCCACAGACCGGACGCTGCGCGTGTGGGACGCTGAAAGCGGCGAGTGCGTGCACACGCTTTACGGACACACGTCCACCGTGCGCTGCATGCATCTCAACGGCAACCG gGTGGTGTCGGGCTCTCGGGACACCACGCTGCGCGTGTGGGACGTGTCGACTGGCCGCTGTGAGCACGTCCTGACTGGCCACTTGGCGGCGGTGCGCTGTGTTCAGTACGACGGGCGCCGCGTGGTGTCGGGCGGCTACGACTACATGGTGAAGGTGTGGGACCCCGAGACAGAGGTGTGCCTGCACACGCTGCAGGGACACACCAACAGAGTGTACTCGCTGCAG TTTGACGGCGTGTTCGTGGTGAGCGGCTCGTTGGACACTTCAATCAAAGTGTGGGACCCAGAGACAG GTGGGTGTGTCCACACGCTGACTGGCCACCAATCGCTGACCAGCGGCATGGAGCTTCGAGACAACATCCTGGTTTCCGGGAATGCCGACTCCACGGTGCAAGTGTGGGACATCCGGACAGGACAGTGTCTCCACACGCTGCAAG GTCCCAACAAGCACCAGTCGGCGGTGACGTGCCTGCAGTTCTGTCGTGGCTTGGTCCTGTCCAGCTCTGACGATGGGACGGTCAAACTGTGGGACCTGCGGACCGGAGCTTGGCTGCGGGACGTGGTGGCGCTGCAGAGCCGAGGATCAG GTGGAGTCGTGTGGCGAATCAGAGCGTCCGACACTCGCCTGGTGTGCGCCGCCGGCAGCAGAAACGGCACTGAGGAGACCAAACTTCTCGTGCTGGACTTTGACCTGGacgaaaagaagaaagagacgGACTGA
- the LOC112432799 gene encoding tripartite motif-containing protein 16-like, translating to MAQKGVQLDRETFSCSICLDLLKDPVTTTCGHSYCRNCIKSFWDEEDRKGSHSCPQCRKTFIPRPVLEKNVMFAALVEQLKKTGLQAAPADHCYAGPEDVACDVCTGRKLKAIKSCLVCLASYCEKHLQPHYDAAPLKKHKLVAPSKKLQDNICSRHDEVMKIFCRTDQQSICYLCTMDEHKGHETVPAAAERTEKQKELEVRRLNIQQRIQEREKDVKLLQQEVEAINGSADKAVEDSEKMFTELIRLIQKRSSDVKQQVRSQQETEVSRVKELQEKLEQEIAELKRKDGELEQLSHTEDHNQFLHNYPSLSALSESTHSSSINIRPLSYFEDVTAAVSETRDKLQDILREEWTNISLTVTEVDVLLSPAEPKTRAGFLKYSHEITLDPNTANTHLLLSEGNRKVTFMEQQQSYSDHPDRFTGWYQVLSRESLTGRCYWEVEWRGGGVFIAVAYKNISRAGLGYECLFGYNNKSWALYCDTNRYIFLHNNVHTDLSGPRSSRVGVYLDHRAGILSFYSVSETMTLLHRVQTTFTQPLYAGLCLGLGATAELIKVK from the coding sequence ATGGCACAGAAAGGAGTTCAGCTGGACCGAGAAACCTTCTCTTGTTCCATCTGTTTGGATCTACTGAAGGATCCGGTGACTACAAcctgtggacacagctactgcaGGAACTGTATTAAAAGTTTCTGGGATGAAGAGGACAGGAAGGgaagccacagctgccctcagtgcagGAAGACTTTCATACCGAGGCCTGTCCTGGAGAAAAACGTCATGTTTGCAGCTTTAgtggagcagctgaagaagactggactccaagctgctccagctgatcactgctatgctggacctgaagatgtggcctgtgatgtctgcactgGGAGGAAGCTGAAAGCCATCAAGTCCTGTTTAGTCTGTCTGGCCTCTTACTGTGAGAAACACCTCCAACCTCACTATGATGCAGCTccattaaagaaacacaagctggtggccccctccaagaagctccaggacaacatctgctctcgtcatgatgaggtgatgaagattttctgtcgtactgatcagcagagtatctgttatctctgcacgatggatgaacataaaggccaTGAAACAGtcccagctgcagcagaaaggactgAGAAGCAGAAGGAGCTCGAGGTGAGACGActaaacatccagcagagaatccaggagcgagagaaagatgtgaagctgcttcaacaggaggtggaggccatcaatGGCTCTGCTGATAAAGCAGTGGAGGACAGTGAGAAGATGTTCACTGAGCTGATCCGTCTCAtccagaaaagaagctctgatgtgaagcagcaggtcagatcccagcaggaaactgaagtgagtcgagtcaaagagcttcaggagaagctggagcaggagatcgctgagctgaagaggaaagacggcgagctggagcagctctcacacacagaggatcacaaccagtttctacacaactacccctcactgtcagcactcagtgagtctacacactcatccagcatcaatattcgtcctctgagctactttgaggatgtgacagcagctgtgtcagagaccagagataaactacaggacatcctgagagaggaatggacaaacatctcactgacagtcactgaagtggatgttttactgtcaccagcagagccaaagaccagagctggattcttaaaatattcacatgaaatcacactggatccaaacacagcaaacacacatctgttATTATCTGAGGGGAACAGAAAAGTAACATTTATGGAACAACAACAGTCTtattctgatcatccagacagattcactGGATGGTATCAGGTCCTGAGTAGAGAGAGTCTGACTGGacgttgttactgggaggtggagtggagaggGGGAGGAGTTTTTATAGCAGTCGCATACAAGAATATCAGCAGAGCAGGGTTGGGCTATGAATGTTTATTTGGATACAATAACAAATCTTGGGCATTATATTGTGACACAAACAGATATATATTTCTGCACAACAATGTCCACACTGACCTCTCAGGTCCTCGGTCCTCCAGAGTaggagtgtacctggatcacagagcaggtattctgtctttctacagcgtctctgaaaccatgactctcctccacagagtccagaccacattcactcagccgctctaTGCTGGACTTTGTCTTGGACTTGGAGCCACTGCAGAGTTGATTAAAGTCAAATAG